A region of Subdoligranulum variabile DNA encodes the following proteins:
- the glmS gene encoding glutamine--fructose-6-phosphate transaminase (isomerizing) has product MCGIVGFTGAAQAAPILLDGLAKLEYRGYDSAGLAVQNAAGKIEVVKAKGRLKVLHEMTDGGNAVPGSCGIGHTRWATHGEPSVVNAHPHYSRDQKIAVVHNGIIENYLEIKERLVNRGYTFVSQTDTEVVAQLLDYYYTGESAGDALDAISRMMLHVRGSYALGILFADQPGTLYAVRKDSPLIVGQCENGSIIASDVPALLKYTRTVYYIDNLEIARLTPDSIEFFNIDKEPVSHETTTIEWDAEAAEKGGYEHFMMKEIHEQPAAVRDTISPRLKDGKIDLSELALDEEAIRTVRRVYIIGCGSAYHVGMAARYVFESLARLPVEVDVASEFRYRNPVLEKDSLALVISQSGETADTLAALRLCKERGVRTIGIVNVVGSSIAREADATMYTWAGPEISVATTKAYSTQLAACYLLATEFARVRGTLVDGQYENLVAEMEALPDKIEKILADKERIQWFASKYANAKDAFFIGRGLDYATALEGSLKFKEISYIHSEAFAAGEMKHGPISLVENGTLVVGILTQPDLFEKSVSNMVEVKSRGAFLMGLTTYGNYSIEDTAGFTVYVPKTDPHFATSLAVIPLQLLAYYVSCAKGLDVDKPRNLAKSVTVE; this is encoded by the coding sequence ATGTGTGGAATCGTAGGCTTTACGGGGGCGGCGCAGGCCGCGCCGATTTTGCTGGACGGACTTGCCAAACTGGAATATCGCGGCTATGATTCGGCCGGACTGGCGGTGCAGAATGCTGCCGGCAAGATCGAAGTGGTCAAGGCCAAGGGGCGCCTGAAGGTCCTGCATGAAATGACCGACGGCGGTAACGCTGTGCCGGGAAGCTGCGGGATCGGTCACACGCGCTGGGCTACCCATGGGGAGCCTTCGGTGGTCAACGCCCATCCGCATTATTCCCGGGACCAGAAGATCGCCGTGGTGCACAACGGCATCATCGAAAACTACCTGGAGATCAAGGAACGCCTGGTCAACCGTGGATATACCTTTGTCTCCCAGACGGATACCGAGGTGGTGGCCCAGCTGCTGGACTACTACTACACCGGGGAATCGGCCGGTGATGCACTGGATGCCATCTCCCGCATGATGCTGCATGTGCGCGGCTCTTATGCGCTGGGCATCCTTTTCGCGGATCAGCCCGGCACACTGTATGCTGTGCGCAAGGACAGCCCACTGATTGTCGGTCAGTGCGAGAACGGCTCCATCATCGCTTCCGATGTGCCGGCGCTGCTCAAGTACACCCGCACCGTCTACTACATCGACAATCTGGAGATTGCGCGCCTGACGCCGGACTCCATCGAGTTCTTCAATATCGACAAAGAACCTGTCAGCCATGAGACTACCACCATTGAGTGGGATGCTGAGGCGGCCGAAAAGGGCGGCTATGAGCATTTCATGATGAAGGAGATCCACGAGCAGCCGGCCGCCGTGCGGGATACCATCTCCCCCCGTTTGAAGGACGGCAAGATCGATCTGTCGGAGCTGGCCCTGGATGAGGAGGCCATCCGCACGGTGCGCCGCGTCTATATCATCGGCTGCGGTTCCGCCTACCATGTGGGCATGGCGGCCCGTTACGTCTTCGAGAGTCTGGCCCGTCTGCCGGTGGAAGTGGATGTGGCCAGCGAGTTCCGCTACCGCAATCCGGTGCTGGAGAAGGATTCCCTGGCGCTGGTGATCAGCCAGAGCGGCGAGACTGCCGACACGCTGGCTGCCCTGCGTCTGTGCAAGGAACGGGGCGTCCGGACCATCGGCATTGTGAACGTGGTGGGCTCCAGCATTGCCCGGGAGGCGGATGCCACGATGTACACCTGGGCAGGACCGGAAATTTCGGTGGCTACCACCAAGGCGTACAGCACCCAGCTGGCGGCCTGCTATCTGCTGGCCACAGAGTTTGCCCGGGTGCGCGGCACACTGGTGGACGGCCAGTATGAGAACCTGGTCGCCGAGATGGAGGCGCTGCCCGACAAGATTGAAAAGATTCTGGCAGACAAGGAGCGAATCCAGTGGTTTGCCAGCAAGTATGCCAATGCGAAGGACGCTTTCTTCATCGGACGCGGACTGGACTATGCCACGGCGCTGGAAGGCAGTCTGAAATTCAAGGAGATCAGCTACATCCACTCGGAGGCTTTTGCCGCGGGCGAAATGAAGCATGGCCCCATCTCTCTGGTGGAGAACGGTACGCTGGTGGTGGGAATCCTGACCCAGCCGGATCTCTTCGAGAAGAGCGTCTCCAACATGGTGGAGGTCAAGAGCCGCGGTGCGTTCCTCATGGGTCTGACCACCTACGGCAATTACAGCATTGAGGACACAGCCGGATTCACGGTTTATGTTCCCAAGACCGATCCGCATTTTGCCACGAGCCTGGCCGTCATTCCGCTGCAGCTGCTGGCCTATTATGTCAGCTGCGCCAAGGGGCTGGATGTGGATAAACCCCGCAATCTGGCCAAGAGCGTGACGGTCGAATAA